The Akkermansia sp. N21116 genome includes a region encoding these proteins:
- a CDS encoding Gfo/Idh/MocA family oxidoreductase: MMNRREFVQGMGKTALGASLLASCPWFGAFAQEVETVGEKARLGIIGPGSRGQYLMRFLAANPKANIVALCDNYAPSMKGALGIAPNARQYTDYRQLLEDKNVDAVVIATPPYLHARMLLDAFAAGKHAFVEKAFSIDQEETYSMYQAYKNCDRVMFVGHQRMFDPRYINAMDRIHAGEFGAVQCIRTYWDRNTDWKRPVPSPDLERKINWRLYKEYSRGLMTELASHQIQVGNWALQAIPNKITGFGAIADRKDGREVYDNVHVVFGYDNGANMSFGCTNSNRFYGLEEQILCSHGTLEMEKQKYYPESVPPAPAMLRMINKMENDLFEAVPFASGSWAPETAKANKGEYILGKKSHGDGTQMLLEAFVEAVITGKRVPKLIEEGYYSSMLCLLGHQAMEEQRVIDFPDKYKIDYLNHKAPTLA, translated from the coding sequence ATGATGAATCGAAGAGAATTCGTCCAAGGAATGGGTAAAACAGCGCTAGGGGCCTCCCTCCTGGCATCCTGCCCATGGTTTGGCGCATTTGCACAGGAGGTGGAAACCGTTGGCGAAAAAGCCCGTCTCGGTATTATAGGACCAGGATCTCGCGGCCAGTATCTGATGAGGTTTCTGGCTGCCAATCCCAAAGCCAACATCGTAGCTCTGTGTGACAACTATGCCCCTAGCATGAAGGGAGCCCTTGGCATCGCGCCCAATGCCCGCCAGTACACGGATTACCGCCAATTACTGGAAGACAAGAATGTTGATGCAGTCGTCATTGCAACGCCCCCCTACCTCCATGCCAGAATGTTGCTGGATGCTTTCGCTGCCGGAAAACACGCCTTCGTCGAAAAGGCATTCTCCATTGATCAGGAAGAAACGTATTCCATGTACCAGGCCTACAAGAACTGTGACCGGGTCATGTTTGTCGGCCACCAGCGTATGTTCGATCCTCGCTATATCAATGCCATGGACAGAATCCATGCCGGAGAGTTCGGGGCAGTACAATGCATCAGAACCTACTGGGACCGCAATACGGACTGGAAGCGTCCCGTCCCCTCGCCGGATCTGGAGCGTAAAATCAACTGGCGTCTTTACAAGGAATATTCCCGAGGACTCATGACGGAACTCGCCAGCCACCAAATCCAGGTCGGCAACTGGGCGTTACAAGCCATCCCCAACAAAATTACCGGATTTGGCGCTATTGCGGATCGTAAGGACGGCCGGGAAGTATACGATAATGTCCATGTCGTCTTCGGTTATGACAACGGCGCCAACATGAGTTTCGGCTGTACCAATTCCAATCGTTTTTATGGTTTGGAGGAACAAATCCTCTGTTCCCACGGGACGCTTGAAATGGAAAAACAGAAATACTACCCGGAAAGCGTTCCTCCCGCTCCTGCCATGCTGCGCATGATTAACAAGATGGAGAATGACCTTTTCGAGGCCGTTCCCTTTGCCAGCGGTAGTTGGGCTCCCGAAACGGCGAAGGCCAACAAGGGTGAGTATATACTCGGTAAAAAATCCCATGGAGACGGTACCCAGATGCTTCTGGAAGCCTTCGTAGAAGCTGTCATCACAGGAAAACGCGTTCCCAAGCTCATTGAGGAAGGGTACTACTCCAGCATGCTTTGCCTCCTCGGCCATCAAGCCATGGAAGAACAGCGAGTCATCGATTTCCCGGATAAATACAAGATCGACTACCTGAACCACAAAGCTCCTACCCTGGCATGA